DNA from Exiguobacterium sibiricum 7-3:
CAATAGGTCGTTGCCGTTCCAAAATCAACGATGATCAAAGGACCATCATATTTGACCGTCGCTGCGACGGCATTGACGATCCGGTCGGCTCCAACTTCTCTTGGATTGTCGACTTTCAGGTCAAGTCCTGTCTTGATTCCGGGTCCGATTACGAATGGGCGCCGGTTGAAATAACGGACGCACATGTTTTCGAGCGGAAACACGACAGGGGGTACGACAGATGATAACACGATTCCCTCAATGTCTTCCACGTTTAACTCTGCATCACGAAACAGGGCTTTTACCAACATCCCATATTCATCGGTTGTCCGGGTACGGTCCGTCGCAATCCGCCAATGTTGAACAAGTGTTTGTTCATCATATACCCCAAGTACGATATTCGTATTTCCTACATCGATTACTAAAATCATCTGATTCCCCACTTTTCTCTGACGATAACTGATATATACGTTGTGATTATACCATGCAGTTTAGGCATCACCTATCGAAGTGCGTGCTGCGGATTGGCGCCTCCACCAAAAAAAGAGGTCAGCACCCCGGTTGGGAATGCTGACCTCTTGCTCGAACGAATCATCCGTCTTATTCCTATCGTCACCCCGGTCGATTAGACCGGGAAGATAGAAAATCAGATTTGATCATCCCGACGTGGTTGATCTGGTTTTTCAGTATCGACATTTTGTCCTTCGTCGATGACAGAGCCGCGTTGCGTCGGAGATTCTGTTGGTTGATCGATGACAGGTGTCGTCGATTCCGGCGTTTTCTCGTCTGCTTTTGGTTCTGTAATAGCCGCAGGCTCATGTTTTTTATATTCGCCTGTCTCTAAGAGATGGTGAATTTGTTTTTGATCCAGTGTTTCGACTTCAAGTAACGTCGTCGCAATCAAATCAAGCTGATCGCGTTTCTCCGTCAAGATCGTCTTCGCCTTTTGGTAACAACGGTTGATGATCGCTTGAATTTCCATATCGATTTCATGGGCAATCGCATCTGAATAGTTCTGTTCGTTTTGGAAGTCACGTCCTAAGAAGACATTTCCACCTTGACCGGAACCAAACTGAAGCGGTCCGAGTTTTTCACTCATCCCGAACTCCATGACCATCTTACGGGCAAGTCCTGTCGCACGTTGGAAGTCATTGCTTGCGCCAGTGGAAGCTTCACCAAAGACGACATCTTCCGCAACACGACCACCAAGTAATCCGGTGATTTTGTCTTCAAGTTCAGGTTTTGTCATGAAGTAACGATCTTCTTTTGGAAGCATGATGACGTAACCGCCTGCATTACCACGAGGAACGATCGTTACCTTATGCACTTCATCCGCGTCATCGAGTGTGACACCGATGATGGTATGACCTGCTTCGTGCCATGCCACGATTTTTTTCTCTTTCGGTGAAATGATCCGACTCTTCTTCGCAGGACCTGCGATGACGCGGTCGATCGCTTCTTCCAAATCAACGATTGAAATCTTATCACGGTCTGTACGAGCTGCGATAAGTGCCGCTTCGTTCAACAGATTTTCAAGATCTGCACCAGAGAAACCTGGTGTACGTTGCGCGATGGCTTTCAAATCAACTGTTGTATCGAGTGGCTTGTTGCGTGCGTGTACTTTAAGAACCGCTTCACGTCCAACGACATCTGGACGCTCAACCGTGATTTGACGGTCAAAACGACCCGGACGGAGTAAAGCTGGGTCCAGGATGTCCGCACGGTTAGTTGCTGCGATCATGATGATTCCTTCATTTTCACTGAATCCATCCATCTCAACAAGAAGTTGATTCAATGTTTGTTCGCGCTCATCATGTCCACCACCGAGACCGGCGCCACGTTGGCGACCGACGGCATCGATTTCATCGATAAAGATGATACATGGTGCGTTTTTCTTCGCGTTTTCAAATAAGTCACGGACACGGGATGCCCCGACCCCAACAAACATCTCAACGAAGTCAGAACCTGAAATCGAGAAGAACGGGACGCCGGCTTCGCCAGCTGCCGCACGTGCTAACAACGTTTTACCTGTACCTGGAGGACCTACAAGGAGGACACCTTTTGGAATACGGGCGCCGAGACGTGCAAACTTACGTGGATCTTTCAAGAATTCAACGACTTCGACGAGTTCTTGTTTCTCCTCATCTGCTCCTGCAACGTCGTCAAACGTAATCTTTTTCTTTTCTGTATCATACAGGCGCGCCTTCGATTTACCGAAGTTCATGACACGGCCGCCGCCGCCGCCACCTTGTGCTTGATTAATCAAGAAGAAGAACAGGATGAAAATGATGATGAATGGCACGATTGTCGTCAACAGTGCAATCCAACCACCGTTTGTTTCTGCTGCTTTGAAGTCCATCTTGACGTTTTGACTACGCAATTGCGTATACAAATCCGTCAGTTCTGTATCAACAGCTGGTACGACCGTTTCATATGTCGTATCTTTTTCACGTAATTCACCTGTGACATTGTACGTCTGTCCCTCATACTGGAACGTCGCCGTCTTCACATCACCTTTTTCAACAGACTCGACAAACTGTGTGTAATTGATTTCTTTGCTTTTGTTCACTGGACTCTGCAAGTATTGCAGAAACAAGATCAAAGCTAGAAAAATGACCCCAAACACAAGGGTATTCTTCACTGCTCGGTTCATCGTAGGCCTCCTCTCCGCATCAACTGATTGGTTTTCTTCAATCGATACGAATCCTAACGCGGCAAAGCGCGCTTTGTAATTGGTTTCATCTTATCATGTGACAGTCAAGATTAAAAATAATTAGCCGCCGTAGACTGCTGGTTTCAAGACACCAACATAAGGAAGGTTACGATATTTTTCTTCATAGTCAAGACCATAACCAACAACGAACTCATGTGGAATAACAAAACCGCTGTAATCCGCATGTAAATCGTTTTTACGACCACTTGGCTTATCAAGCAATGTTACGATTTTTACCGACTTCGCTTTCCGGTATTTAAAGAGGTCCACGAGGTAGCCTAACGTTAATCCGCTGTCGATGATATCTTCGACAATCAGGATGTCACGTCCTTCTACGGATGTGTTTAAATCCTTCTCAATCTTCACTTCACCCGTCGATGTTGTACCGCCGTGATACGTCGATACATCCATGAAGTCCATTTCAAGATGCATGTCCATCTTTTTGACGAGATCTGACATGAACGGCATTGCGCCTTTCAGGACACAAACGAGGAGCGGGAAACGATCTCCGTAATCCGCTGTCAGTTCACCCGCTAGTTCACCGACTTTATGTTGGATCTCTTCTTCTGAAATCAGTACTTTTTCCATATCATTCATTAAGGTCATGCTAGGTATTCCTCCTCCATTTTAAACACTACATTACCATTCTATCATTAAACACGATTCTGCGAGGAGTTCAAATGACCCGAATATTGCAATTCGATGTCCGATGACCGCCAGAACTTGTCCTGCCGCATCCACGACAACCGGAATTTCCGTCCGTAACACCCGTGGAACCTTAGCATCCACAAGAATCCGACTCACTTTTTTCGTACCGACCGCTAACCGAATCCGATCACCTGGTAAAGGTCGTCGAATCGTTAGTGGAAAACGAATGGCCGAAAGTGGAATACCGGTCGTCGAGCGTGAGAACGTAATCGTTTGTTCACCATAATGATAAGTGCCCAAATCCATTCCCACCTCCAATGCTTCCGGGAGCAGGTTCTTTTCCGGACAACGGACACATGTCACATAGCCATATGTACGCTGTATCCTCCAGTTTCCATAATACACTTCACTGGACGGCATATCTACTCGTAACAATGTCAAAAATTGATTGTATTCCTCGGAAGTAAAGTCGCGTTCCGGCAATAAGGAACGCAGGACAAGCCGCTTGAAGTCTGACGGTAGTGTTTGAATCGCTTCAAGAGGAAGCCCGCGGTCCGTCATCTGTTTTTTAACAAAGGACATGACGTACGTGAAATGTTCCTGTTTTTGTTCATGACGGGACATCGCCGCCTGAACCGTTGCTTCTTCATAACCCGGACGAAGTTCCGCAAGCAACGGCAGGATCCGGTGCCGCATCTGATTCCGTAGATATTTTGTGCCGGCATTCGTCTCATCCTCATACCATGTCACATGATGGGCTCTTGCATAGTCATACAGTTGTTGTTTCGAGTACGTCAATAACGGACGATAAATCTGTCCCGTCGCAAAGGAACGGATTCGGGGAATGCCGTCGACACCTGCCTCCCCTCGGATCAATTGAATCAACAGCGTCTCCAATTGATCGTCCCGGTGGTGTGCGAGTACAAGATGCCGCCGTCCGGTCTCAGCCATGACCTCTTGAAAAAAGGCATAGCGTCTCGTCCGGCAAGCCGCCTGGCTCGGTGTTTGATTATCCCACTCGAGGCGTATCATCCGAATCGCCACTTGTCTGGCATTCGCCCAAGCCCGGACTGCTTCTGCTTCTTTATCCGATTCTTTGCGCAAACCATGATGAACATGAACAATCATTAGATCATGATTCGCTTCATACAAAAGATGTGCCAGTACCATTGAATCACAGCCGCCGGAAACAGCAACCAATAACTGTTCTTTCGGAAGATTAATCTCGAATCCCATGCCTGGTCCCCCTTGATCCATAAATGAATTAAACGAAAAAAGCTACCTCTATATAAATAGAGATAGCTTTTTTACAGAATGACCCGTACGGGAATCGAACCCGTGATACCGCCGTGAAAGGGCGGTGTCTTAACCGCTTGACCAACGGGCCAAAAAATATGGTAGCGGCGGAGGGAGTCGAACCCACGACCTCACGGGTATGAACCGTACGCTCTAGCCAGCTGAGCTACACCGCCATATTTTGAATGCGTGCGTCTTAAGCACATTTTCTATAATACGGTGGAGTCAAATAATTGTCAACGCTTTTTATAAAAATAATTTCAAAAAAATAAAAGATGGAATGAACAGCGTCATTCCATCTCTATTCTTATAAAGAACAGGTCAGCAAGTTATTGACGTTTAGCACCGCGTCCGCCACGTTTTGAATCGGTTTGTCGTTTCAATGTCGCAAGACGATCTTCACTATCTTTGAGGAAACTAGTCATCAACGTATCGAACGTTTGCTCTTTACGTGGAGCTGGTGCACCACGGCCACCTTTGTTAAAGCCACCGCGGTTTCCACCGCCGCCGCTTCCGCCACGTGGTCCTTTGTTATCGAACGAACGTGGTCCACGGTCTTGACCTGCTGGACGTGGTCCGCGATCAAATTGACGAGCTGGAGGACGAGGACGTTCGCCTTCTGGACGATCGACCGCTTTCTTAATCGAAAGACCAATCTTACCGTCGTTCTCTACACTCAGCACTTTAACCGTGATTTCTTGTCCGACTGTCAAGACATCATTGATATCTTTGACGTAAGAATCGGCTACTTCACTGATGTGAACAAGACCTGTCTTACCCGTCGGTAATTCTACGAACGCGCCGAAATTGGTGATGCCTGTAACTTTCCCTTGTACTTTGCTGCCTACTTCAATCGACATAAATTGTATTGCTCCTTTTTAGTTGATTCTTTCTTATTATACGAGTGATTCTACATTTTTTCAATCAATCGAGAACCTTCGTTTAATCTTCCGGTGAAAAATAGAAAATCGTTTCGCCTTTTTTCGAGTATAACAGTTCACTTCTCGCTAAGTTCGCAACATACTTCTTATCATTCAATCGTTCAATCTCTTCTTTCAGACGAACAGTTTCTTTCTCTGCTTTCGCCTGTTCTTGGTTCGCAACCTGAAACGACTGCTTCTGTTCAGCGATCAGTTGTTTTTTTTCGATATATGACCACCCCATCAGGGACAGGACAATAAGAAAGATCGACATACAGACTAAGAAGCGCCTCTTCAGACGTAAACGGTTTTCGATTGCATTTTGACTCAACTGTTTTTTCCGGTCATTAAGCGGTTTGATCTTGGGCGGTGTATCACGCCCTGATTCCAACGGTGCTGGCATATCATCCCTCCTTATCCGAGTGGTCATCTCTGACACTCTCTAGTATACTTCCTTTTTCAACCAAATTACATCGATTCTTCGGAATTCACTTTTTCTTCACGAATGATTTGATACATATCCGATGCTTCTTCTTTTTTCGCGTGTTCTTTAATACTGTCGATTTGAACGGTGACAATCTTATTTCCGAACCGGATTGTCATCTCGTCTCCGACCGCAACCGTGCTGCTTGCTTTTGCGACAAGCCCGTTGATCGTGATCCGACCTTGGTCGGCAACCTCTTTCGCCAGTGTCCGGCGTTTGATTAAACGAGATACTTTTAAAAATTTATCGAGTCTCATGACTGTTCCTCCTGCTTTGATTGATTCCATAATGCATCTTGTTCCGCTAGAGACAACTCTGTTAACGGCCGGGCCGCCAATTGCTCCATGCGTGTGAAACGACGAATGAACTTGTCATTCGTTTGCTGTAAAGCATCCTCTGCGGATAACTCCATGTATTTGCCGACGAGTGCGAGCGAAAACAGGATATCACCGAATTCACCCAACTGCTCCTCTGCCGGAGCCTCTTTTAATTCTTGAATCTCTTCCTGGACTTTATCGAGTGCACCGGCAACCGTCTCCCATTCGAATCCGACCCGGGCGACCTTTTTTTGAATCTGTTCCGCACGCAATAAGGCAGGTGCTCCCTTGGTGACGCCGTCCAACAGATAAGTCCGTTCCGATTTTTCCTGCGCTTTAATTTCCTGCCAGTTCGTGACGACGTCCGCAGCCGAGTTGACTTGGACATCTCCAAAGACATGCGGATGTCTGCGAATCATCTTGTCGCTGACACTCCCAATGACATCACGTACATCGAAATACCCTTCATCCAGACCGATTTGAGCGTGTAGCATGACTTGCAACAAGACATCTCCTAATTCTTCTATCATTAAGTTATCGTCCTGAAGGTCGATTGCTTCCAGTAATTCGTAGGATTCTTCGATTAAATGTTTTTTGAGCGATTCGTGCGTCTGTTCTTGATCCCACGGACAGCCGCCTTCTCCACGCAAGCGGGCGATGATTTGCTTGAGTGTCGTAAAATCACGATTCAAGATCGTTTGATCCGTGACCGGCGGTACATAAACCGTCGTCAAGTTACTGAGTGTCGTGATGTGATCCAGTTCATAAAGCGGAACCGTCATGACGTTTTGGCGACTCGTTCCTGCTGCCGTCACAAGTGTCACGTCATGTTCATCGGGATAACGCTCCATCAACATGACCTTTAAATCACCTGCAACCAATTGATCATAGACTTGTCCGATCAACAGATGCTGACGGATTTGCGCTTCATCGATATCAAACGCTGTCGCATCCAATAACTGAAACCCTTCAATCGGATCGACGCCAACTGCAGCAAACATCGGATCAAGGAAGCTTTGACCACCGATGATATCGAGGTGGTCTGTCTGGGCAAGTAGCTGTTGGATCGTACTCTCCGCGACGAGCGGATGACCCGGAACGGCATAGATGATCGGCTCCTTCTCGGATTGTTCAAGCAACGTTGCAACAATCTCACGATAAACGCCTTCAAACTGATCATGTTTTTCATAAATAAAATCAAACGATGTAAATTCCATTCCCTCTGCCATCAATTCTGAAACGACAGGATGATCCGCGGTTCGCAGATAAATCGGTTGTTTCGTTTCCTTCAAGCGTTTATAGATGCCGTACGGTAATTGTTCCAGTTCTCCGACTCCTAAGCCGACGACTGTAATCTGATGTTTCATATAATCCTCCTATGCTGATGCATTCGATATAGTTTTTCCCCAAACGGTAACAATGCCCATTCCCGCTCCGTCAAGACACTCATCCGTAAGGCAAAGAGACAAAAGACGCAGGCTCCGCCCAGGACGAGTAAAGCGACCTCAAGCGTCGCTCCAATCCGGTTTTCCCAGCCTGACAGACGGAAAAGTTGTTCGACGATGTATAAAAACAGAGCCATCGGGATGACTGCCTTCAAGAGACGGACATAAAAAGGGCGTCCTGCCGTCACCCGGCCAAACTTCCGATTGAGTAACAGTAACTGAGCTGCCGCCATGACCGCAAAACCACCAAAAGTCGCCATTCCGGCACCAATCATGCCATATAAGGGAATCAAGTAGATGTTGAGACCAAGCTTGATCAACAGGCCTGCGACGACACCGACAAACGCATATTTTTCCGCATCAACAGATTGAAGACACGATACGATGATCATCGATAAGGAGGCAGTGAACGCCGTTGCTGCCAACCAACTGAGTGCTGCTGTTCCGTTGTCATCCTGATACAAGGCAATGTTCAATGGACGCATGACACCCACTAATCCGACGGTTGCTGCTGCCGCTATCAATAGTCCGGATCGTAAAAGTGTCTCGAGATGCAGTTTTGTCGCCGCATCATTTCGCTTCCGGTATTCCATCAGCAACGTCGGAACGCTGGCTAAACTGATGGACGTCGCGAACAAGATCGCAAACTGTAACAGAGGGTATCCTCGATCAAAAATTCCTTTTTCGACTTTCGTCTCCATCGAATTCCCGAGTAAATTGACAAACGTCAATCCATCGATCAATTGCATCAGCAACAAGGCTAAAGACGCGATACTGACTGCTAGACCACTCGTCAACAGGACCCGTCCGACACGGCGAATGTGTCGTTTCGAGATGACGGGACGACCGATTTTATCTTTCGCAAAACGTAACAACAAGGCAAGCGACGCAATGCTTCCGCCGAGTGCCGTCATATGGGCGTTTGCTCCGACTTGATAGGGATTCGCACCTACCTGAACACCGTAATATGTCACGATCAACAATAAACAGACCCGAACGGCGTTTTCCGTGATTTGTGAGAAAGCCGTCGGACCCATCTCAAGATCCGCTTGAAACATCCCGCGTAAAACAGCAATGACCGGCAACAGGTAAAACGTAAAAGTGACGGCACGAAGCGGTTGGACGAGTTGTTCATCGCCGAATAAGAGTGCGACTTCAGGAGCGACCCACCAACCAATCGTTCCGAGTATAATCGACATCGCGAGCAGGACAAAGAAAATCGACCACAACACTTCGCGTTTCTCTTCCGGATGATGCAACGTTAACTTCGCAACGACGACCGGTAAGGCGTAAATGCCAAGCGCCGCCGCAATCGCAAATACCGGATAGACGGTTTGATAGACATATAACCCAAAGTCTCCCGCCATATTTTGATACGGAATCCGGTAAAAGAAACTCAACAGTTTTGAGACATAGCTCGAAATAGCAAGCAAAGCTGCCCCTTGCGCAATCGTCCTTCGTTGGCTCATTGTACGATCCGGCGGTCAATCTCAGCCAGTAACCGTTCAGCCTGCTCTGTCATCTGTTGTAAGTTTTGTTTCCCGCGGTTGAGCGTCAGAACAAGTTTACCTTCTTCCTGCCCCATGCCTAGACCACGTCCGATCGGAACGGTCCATTTGACGAAATCCGCTACATCCAGCGTTTGTGTCGTCTGTTCAGACAGAACGATTTCAATTTTCGGATCCGTTTGTTTGACCCGTTCCACCCGTGCCCGTTCGGCAAAGATTCTCATTCGAGTTAATTGAATCAACCGTGCCACTTCAGTCGGGAATTCCCCGAAGCGCTCCAGCATCTCTGTTTCCAGCGATTCCAGACTTTTTGGTGTATCGACATATTTCAAACGTTTGTAGAACTCGATTTTGAGTTCCGAATCTGCCATATAGTGACTTGGAATATAGGCATCCAAACTGAATGTGAAATCCGGAACGAATTTCTGAACTTTTTTTCTTCCTTTCATCCGTTCCTTCCGTTCTTCGACTGCTTCCGAAAGCATTTGTGAATACAGATCGAACCCGACAGAGTCGATGAAACCGGATTGTTGGGACCCGAGCAAGTTCCCGGCTCCGCGAATCGATAAATCACGCATCGCAATCTTAAATCCGCTCCCAAGCTCAGTGAATTCCTTGATTGCTTGCAGACGACTTTCCGCAACTTCCGTCAATCTTTTTTGCGGACGGTATGTGAAGTAGGAATACGCGACACGGCTCGATCGACCAACGCGACCGCGTAATTGATACAACTGGGAAAGACCCATCTGATCTGCATCGTTGACAATCAAGGTATTGACGTTCGGAATATCGATACCCGTCTCAATGATCGTCGTACTGACCAAGACGTCCGCATCCCCTTCGAAGAAGGCGATTAATTGACTCTCAAGTTCTGTTTCTGTCATACGACCATGGGCAGTAACGACACGTGCTTCCGGTACGAGTGCCCGGATTTCCTCCGCTTTCCGTTCGATTCCTTCGACGCGGTTATACAGGAAGAAGGCTTGTCCGCCCCGTCCAAGTTCACGCTCCAGTGCTTCACGCATGACGATTCCGTCATACTCCATGACATACGTCTGAACCGGGTAACGGTTTTCCGGGGGTGTCTCGAGCACGGATAAATCACGAATTCCGATCATCGACATATGCAGCGTCCGGGGAATCGGTGTCGCAGTCAATGTCAGAACATCGACGTTTGTCTTCAACTGTTTCAGTCGTTCCTTGTGTTTGACGCCAAAACGTTGTTCTTCATCGATGATCAATAATCCGACGTCCGCGAACTGGACATCTTTCGACAGGACACGATGGGTACCGACGACGACATCGATTGTCCCTTCCTTCAATCCTTTTTTCGTCGCTTTCAGTTCTGCCGCCGAGCGGAAACGACTCATGACGGAGACGTTGATCGGCCACTCGCTGAATCGTTCGAGCATCGTTTCATAATGCTGTTGGGCAAGCACCGTCGTCGGAACGAGTAAGGCGACCTGTTTTCCTGCCATGACAGCTTTAAAGGCTGCCCGAATGGCAACTTCCGTTTTCCCGTAACCGACATCCCCACACAACAGACGATCCATCGGGCGTGGTCGTTCCATGTCTTTTTTAATCTCTTCGATCGACCGGAGTTGGTCGACGGTTTCTTCATAAGGGAAGGACGCTTCAAAGGCCTGTGTACTGTCATCATCTTCCGGGAACGCAAAGCCGACGGCTGCTTCCCGCGCCGCGTAGAGCTTAATCAGTTCATCCGCGATATCCTCGACGGATTTTTGAACTTTCGCCTTGACCTTCTTCCATTCCATCCCGCCCAATTTATAAATCTTCGGCTCTTTTCCTTCTGCCCCGACATACTTCTGAATCAAGTCAATCTGGTCGACCGGGACATACAACGAATCTTCGCCGGCATAAATCAAATGCAGGTAATCTTGGTGATTGCCAGCGACATCAATCGTTTTGATGCCATGATAACGACCGATTCCATGATGGATATGGACGACATAATCGCCGGTCTTCAATTCCTGATAACTTTTGATCCGTTCGGCATTTGTCAGTTTCGTCGTTTGCTTCCGGCGTCGTGCCGGCTGTTTAAAGACCTCTTCTTCCGTGATGACGACGAGACGGGCATTTGTCATCTCGAACCCACCGTGAATACCACCGATTAAAATCGACGGATGCCCGCGGCGAATCTCATCTTCCGTCGTGTGCAAGGAAGCTTCGACTCCGTAATCCGATAACGTCTGACGCATCCGTTCCGCCCGTTCCCTGTTACTTGCCAGGAAGACCATCCACATATCGGCCCGGCCG
Protein-coding regions in this window:
- the mfd gene encoding transcription-repair coupling factor, producing the protein MKQLQNLLLGIPEIKTVRERFRDGVNAQLITGLMNSGKALFIAGIYQETKKRFVIVTHNMFQAQKLYDDLIELVPEQDVMLYPVDETLAAELSYGASPELRATRIETRHRLLTTDDGILIIPLVGLRRYVPTASDFLGHTKRIKPGDVLSIPDFIQELVDAGYERTATVTTPGEFAVRGSIIDLYPLTVERPYRLDLFDEEVDSIYTFDAETQRSLGVIAEALVPPATEHFATRDGLKSAGEQLRHLYEATKERVQSTEVLAALEEGIAYDVEVLESGDRPKQLAKYAPLLYETTLLDDIKDAVLIVDEVARIEEAAEVQDTEEAEWMASLIERGQSISDYTLSVPMLQVFKQRQLLYLSLLPTRRSGVPESAAIHFSIKPIAPFHGQMERLKQEVDRYGRADMWMVFLASNRERAERMRQTLSDYGVEASLHTTEDEIRRGHPSILIGGIHGGFEMTNARLVVITEEEVFKQPARRRKQTTKLTNAERIKSYQELKTGDYVVHIHHGIGRYHGIKTIDVAGNHQDYLHLIYAGEDSLYVPVDQIDLIQKYVGAEGKEPKIYKLGGMEWKKVKAKVQKSVEDIADELIKLYAAREAAVGFAFPEDDDSTQAFEASFPYEETVDQLRSIEEIKKDMERPRPMDRLLCGDVGYGKTEVAIRAAFKAVMAGKQVALLVPTTVLAQQHYETMLERFSEWPINVSVMSRFRSAAELKATKKGLKEGTIDVVVGTHRVLSKDVQFADVGLLIIDEEQRFGVKHKERLKQLKTNVDVLTLTATPIPRTLHMSMIGIRDLSVLETPPENRYPVQTYVMEYDGIVMREALERELGRGGQAFFLYNRVEGIERKAEEIRALVPEARVVTAHGRMTETELESQLIAFFEGDADVLVSTTIIETGIDIPNVNTLIVNDADQMGLSQLYQLRGRVGRSSRVAYSYFTYRPQKRLTEVAESRLQAIKEFTELGSGFKIAMRDLSIRGAGNLLGSQQSGFIDSVGFDLYSQMLSEAVEERKERMKGRKKVQKFVPDFTFSLDAYIPSHYMADSELKIEFYKRLKYVDTPKSLESLETEMLERFGEFPTEVARLIQLTRMRIFAERARVERVKQTDPKIEIVLSEQTTQTLDVADFVKWTVPIGRGLGMGQEEGKLVLTLNRGKQNLQQMTEQAERLLAEIDRRIVQ